In bacterium, one genomic interval encodes:
- a CDS encoding HsdR family type I site-specific deoxyribonuclease, with the protein MSERKIVQEPLIKYARQIGWTYLTRDEAVALRQGEAGLFFYNILKEQLINLNKGIINSEKANEIIKRMGNVKSSIEGNQEILQYLKGEKSVYYERDKRELNIRFIDFNNDNIENNQFHVTDEWQYTNGKFTNRGDVIFLINGIPVIIAETKNANKREGIEEGIAQIRRYHSETPEMMASNQIFDVTHLLDFYYGVTWNLDRKGLFNWKDVEKGNFEKKVKTFFDKGRVLQLIKDYIIFFRKNDVLSKIIMRQHQTRAVEKIVNRALEEEKKTGLIWHAQGAGKTFTMIVAAEKILQQPEFEKPTVIMLVDRNELESQLFRNLDAYGFKEGKGMKIADSKKELRELLSSDYRGLIVSMIHKFEGMPKDINKRDNIFVLIDEAHRTTTGDLGNYLIAALPDATYFGFTGTPIDKILYGKGTFKIFGKEDEKGYLDKYSIAESIEDGTTLPLHYTLAPSEIRVPKEMLEKEFFALMEKEGVSDVEELNKLLDKAVSLKNFLKSEDRVKKVAEFVAKHYKENVEPMGYKAFLVAVDREACALYKKALDKYLPSEYSIVVYSQAQNDRAFLKEHYLSEYKERELKGKIFPNKTKMPKILIVTDKLLTGYDAPILYCMYLDKPMKDHTLLQAIARVNRPYEDEDGLKKPAGFVLDFVGIFERLEKALAFDSDVVASVIRNIDILKSTFENLMKGKARPYLELIGRRFDDKTVERAIEIFSDKDKREDFYKFFKQLEMLYEIISPDKFLRDYINDYWRISYLYSIIRNAFAKRILLDKELMRKTSDLVKKHVYTTDISSMLPIYEIKEDTLEVLKKSDKSNNVKIINLRKSIIKFIDDNRDTQPYLISIGEKAQTVIELYDDRRIMTLEALKRLEEIIREINQAHKEQTEKNFDVNTFTIFWLFKKSGISKPDTLAVKINGIFEDYPNWRLNSEEKRELTTQLYKILLKEENKTKAVELVEKILKLERR; encoded by the coding sequence ATGTCTGAACGAAAAATAGTCCAGGAACCGTTGATTAAATATGCCAGGCAAATCGGATGGACTTATTTAACCAGAGATGAAGCTGTAGCCTTAAGACAAGGTGAGGCAGGATTATTTTTTTACAATATCCTTAAAGAACAGTTAATCAATCTGAATAAGGGCATAATCAATAGCGAAAAAGCGAATGAAATCATAAAACGGATGGGAAATGTAAAGAGTTCAATAGAAGGCAATCAGGAAATCCTGCAATATCTTAAAGGTGAGAAATCTGTTTACTATGAGAGGGATAAACGGGAGCTAAATATAAGATTTATTGACTTTAATAATGATAACATTGAAAATAACCAGTTTCACGTAACAGATGAATGGCAATACACCAACGGCAAATTTACCAACAGAGGAGATGTTATATTCCTGATAAATGGTATTCCTGTAATAATTGCAGAGACAAAAAATGCCAACAAGCGGGAAGGAATTGAAGAAGGAATTGCCCAGATAAGACGCTACCATTCTGAAACACCCGAGATGATGGCCTCAAATCAGATATTTGATGTTACCCACCTGCTTGATTTTTATTATGGAGTAACCTGGAATCTTGACAGAAAAGGACTTTTTAACTGGAAAGATGTGGAAAAAGGAAATTTTGAGAAGAAGGTCAAGACTTTCTTCGATAAGGGTCGTGTATTACAACTTATAAAGGATTATATTATCTTCTTCCGGAAAAATGACGTATTATCCAAAATAATTATGCGTCAGCACCAGACAAGAGCAGTGGAAAAGATAGTTAATAGGGCATTGGAGGAGGAAAAGAAGACAGGACTTATATGGCATGCACAAGGTGCAGGTAAAACCTTCACCATGATTGTAGCAGCAGAAAAAATATTGCAGCAGCCAGAATTTGAAAAGCCGACAGTTATTATGCTTGTTGACAGAAATGAGCTGGAAAGTCAACTCTTCAGAAATCTTGATGCCTACGGTTTTAAAGAAGGAAAAGGAATGAAAATAGCAGACTCCAAAAAGGAATTGCGAGAACTTCTCTCTTCAGACTACCGCGGGCTTATAGTTTCAATGATTCACAAATTTGAAGGCATGCCAAAGGATATCAACAAAAGAGATAATATTTTTGTGCTGATAGATGAAGCGCACAGAACTACTACCGGCGACCTGGGCAATTATCTTATAGCTGCACTTCCCGATGCAACATATTTTGGCTTTACCGGTACGCCCATTGATAAGATTCTTTATGGCAAAGGCACGTTCAAGATATTTGGCAAAGAGGATGAAAAAGGATATCTGGATAAGTATTCCATTGCAGAATCAATTGAAGATGGTACTACTCTCCCTTTGCATTACACACTTGCTCCAAGCGAGATAAGAGTACCTAAAGAAATGCTTGAGAAGGAATTTTTTGCATTGATGGAAAAAGAAGGTGTTAGTGATGTAGAGGAATTAAACAAATTATTAGATAAGGCAGTAAGTTTGAAGAATTTCCTAAAATCCGAAGACCGTGTTAAGAAAGTTGCTGAGTTTGTAGCTAAACACTATAAGGAAAATGTTGAACCTATGGGCTATAAGGCATTTCTGGTTGCGGTAGACAGAGAAGCGTGTGCCTTGTATAAAAAAGCATTGGATAAATATCTTCCTTCTGAATATTCCATAGTTGTTTATAGTCAGGCTCAAAATGACAGGGCATTCTTAAAAGAGCACTATTTAAGCGAGTATAAGGAGCGGGAATTGAAAGGCAAGATTTTCCCAAACAAAACAAAGATGCCAAAGATATTGATAGTTACTGATAAGTTATTAACAGGATATGATGCCCCCATTCTTTATTGTATGTATCTAGACAAGCCCATGAAGGATCATACTCTTTTGCAAGCCATAGCCAGAGTTAACAGGCCTTACGAGGATGAAGATGGTTTAAAGAAACCTGCAGGATTTGTTCTTGATTTTGTTGGTATATTTGAAAGACTCGAAAAGGCACTGGCTTTTGATTCAGATGTTGTGGCAAGTGTTATCAGAAATATAGATATATTGAAATCAACCTTTGAAAACCTGATGAAAGGTAAAGCCAGGCCATATCTTGAATTGATAGGACGTAGATTTGATGATAAAACGGTTGAAAGAGCAATTGAAATTTTTAGTGATAAAGACAAGAGAGAAGATTTTTACAAGTTCTTTAAGCAGCTTGAAATGCTTTATGAGATTATCTCACCAGATAAATTCTTAAGGGATTATATAAATGATTACTGGAGAATTTCTTATCTTTACAGCATTATTAGAAATGCCTTTGCCAAAAGGATTCTTCTGGATAAGGAGTTGATGCGGAAGACCTCTGACCTGGTTAAAAAGCATGTTTATACAACAGACATTTCCTCCATGCTTCCGATTTATGAGATAAAAGAAGATACTCTTGAGGTATTAAAGAAAAGCGATAAGTCTAATAATGTTAAGATAATTAATTTAAGAAAAAGCATTATTAAGTTTATTGATGATAATCGGGATACCCAGCCATATTTGATCTCCATAGGTGAAAAGGCACAGACTGTTATTGAGCTGTATGATGACAGACGCATTATGACTCTTGAAGCTTTAAAAAGATTAGAAGAAATTATCAGAGAGATTAATCAGGCACACAAGGAGCAGACTGAAAAGAATTTTGATGTTAATACTTTTACGATTTTCTGGTTATTTAAGAAGAGCGGAATTTCAAAGCCAGATACACTGGCAGTAAAGATTAATGGCATATTTGAAGATTATCCCAACTGGAGATTAAACAGTGAGGAGAAGAGAGAGCTAACCACACAGTTGTATAAGATACTACTGAAAGAAGAAAATAAAACAAAGGCTGTTGAACTTGTTGAGAAGATTCTGAAACTGGAGAGAAGATAA
- a CDS encoding M48 family metallopeptidase translates to MPMLLSKNRECLNQSNESEKFKSNIFKWAEKLDVEPKDIHLRFMKNKWASLSQNGRLTFNTKLFKMERELCDYVIVHELLHMKIPNHGKLFKSLMFAFLPDWEKYSERLKVDR, encoded by the coding sequence ATGCCAATGCTTCTAAGTAAAAATAGAGAATGTCTGAACCAATCAAATGAGTCAGAGAAGTTTAAATCAAACATTTTTAAATGGGCAGAGAAACTGGATGTTGAGCCGAAAGATATACATTTGCGTTTTATGAAAAACAAGTGGGCATCATTATCGCAAAATGGAAGATTAACATTTAACACTAAACTTTTTAAAATGGAGAGAGAACTTTGTGATTACGTAATTGTTCATGAACTGCTGCATATGAAAATCCCTAATCATGGCAAATTATTCAAAAGTCTGATGTTTGCTTTCTTGCCGGATTGGGAAAAATACAGTGAAAGGCTGAAGGTAGATAGGTGA